A single window of Sphaerodactylus townsendi isolate TG3544 linkage group LG03, MPM_Stown_v2.3, whole genome shotgun sequence DNA harbors:
- the SOCS3 gene encoding suppressor of cytokine signaling 3: MVTHSKFPSAGMSHPLDTSLRLKTFSSKSEYQLVVNAVRKLQESGFYWSTVTGGQANLLLSSEPTGTFLIRDSSDQRHFFTLSVKTESGTKNLRIQCEGGKFSLQSDPHSSQPVPRFDCVLKLVHHYMPLPEQQPGEASHPKRAYYIYSGGEKIPLVLNRPLSSNVSTLQHLCRKTVNGHLNSYEKMTQLPGPIKEFLDQYDAPF; encoded by the coding sequence ATGGTCACCCACAGCAAGTTCCCCAGCGCCGGGATGAGCCACCCGCTGGACACCAGCCTACGCCTCAAGACTTTCAGCTCCAAGAGCGAGTACCAGCTGGTGGTGAACGCCGTGCGCAAGCTGCAAGAGAGCGGCTTCTACTGGAGCACGGTGACCGGCGGCCAAGCCAACCTGCTGTTGAGCTCCGAGCCCACCGGCACCTTCCTCATCCGGGACAGCTCCGACCAGCGCCACTTCTTCACCCTGAGCGTCAAGACCGAGTCTGGAACCAAGAACCTGCGGATCCAGTGCGAAGGAGGGAAGTTCTCCCTCCAGAgcgatccccacagcagccagccAGTGCCTCGCTTTGACTGTGTCCTCAAACTGGTCCATCACTACATGCCCCTCCCTGAGCAACAGCCTGGCGAGGCGTCACACCCCAAACGTGCCTACTACATCTACTCGGGTGGAGAGAAGATCCCACTGGTGCTGAACCGCCCGCTCTCCTCCAACGTATCCACCCTGCAGCATTTGTGCCGCAAGACCGTCAATGGGCACTTGAACTCCTACGAGAAGATGACCCAGCTCCCAGGtcccatcaaagaattcctgGACCAGTACGATGCGCCCTTCTAA